The Gossypium hirsutum isolate 1008001.06 chromosome A03, Gossypium_hirsutum_v2.1, whole genome shotgun sequence genome contains the following window.
GAAACGGCCAAAGGACTTTCCttttatatataagtatatatagaTAGCATGATACGTTAAAAAAACCCGAAAAGGTTGAGCCAATCTTACTGATCAAATCGAGAACCATATCTATTCTGCCTGAAAGATATACATTGATCAAAAGCATGTTGAATCGATTAAAAatctgtttaattttttttaaaaggcaaATTATATTAGTAGTAACCTAATTATGGTTTTTTTTCCTTGTCATTCAATTATCAAATGTTACAAAATGATTatccaactattagtaaatttcttttttaatcacccaactatgaaaagttacaaaaatgcCACCTAACTATTcaagtttgtttttgtttttgtcacTAATGGgttaatgtaaaaatagaaatgCCAAAAAATCCAAGATAGTTGGTTGACCAAAAAAAACAATGGAATAGTTgtgtgacaaaaaaaaaatatcaatagtTAGGGGactagaaaagagaaaaaaaacatagttaggtgactactaatgtagtttgcccaaatatgttttttaaatttgtatgaactttatatttatacatattggatatttttataaaattttaaattatttatttatatgacatataaaacaaataatggaATGtcaatatgaaatatatatggaCTGCCACATGGATTGTCATGTCTGTATtattaaaagttaatattttagtcaacacctctattaaaaaaatttaactttttttaaaaaagtcaatggttaaatttaactttaaaaaaagccaaaatgataaaaaatacaaatattgaggattaaatttattattgtgccatatatttttaaaattttatttataatgaaagtgttttaaaattttaagcttctaattttatataaaaagtaaaagggttagtatttagtaatttttaatatatatatttattttacaaataattttaaaaaattgtatgtgttctttaaatatttatttttttaatattttactataagaTATTTATCAATCTCTAACATTacttataaagttaaaaaaactccactaataatatatcaaatttgattctaaaataaaaatacaatatgttTTACCTTTTACTTAATTTGTTGACATACTAAAGGAATTAATTTAAGGTATTCAAAAATGGAATTTCTTTGGCTGAACCCATACTGGGACGGATTCCGGCCTCTTAATATTTgtataaatgaaaagaaaagtgaaCACGTGGGCGGGAGAGTTAAACAGATGATGGACACCTAATATTGAGTGCCGGAGATTAAAAGCTGAAACATGGCGGCCTTTCCAACGAAGAATcccatttcataaatcaatttaaattaaattaattaacagcGGTTTATCAAATTTactttgtttttatatttttgttgtgATAGAATCTATACCATAGCTTCTAAGTACCTCCTTTTACGCGTTTCCTTTCCCACATTTATAACCCCAAACTCTTTCACCCTCTTTGAAGACTACTATAAATTTTCTCTTCCATTTTCCGTCTCTGTCTCTTGATTTCATCGGTTGTCCTTTTTGGGTTGTGGGAGGGGATAAGGAAATGAAGAAATCGAAGTTATCGAAGCTAGATAGATTAGACAGATTCGATATGTTCATTTCCTTAGCAAAGCAACGATCGGTTCAGATTCTGTTCATCCTTGGTTTTCTGTACTTAGTTTTGGTTACCGTCGAGATCCCATTTGTGTTCCGGACTAGGTTAAATACTTTGTCTCAGGAACCATTAACTCGGGTTCCTAGACTCGCTAGCGAGGTTGAATTTCAATACAAAGAGGCACCGAGTCGTCCCTTGAATTGGGTTTCCAAGAACGCGCCCACCCCAACTCAGTTTCACCATCAGAAGCAACTAAAACTCCAGTCTACGATCCTCTCTCGTTTGTCTTTTGATGCCGAATCCTTTGACCCGACTGCGAAAGACGGGTCGTTGGAGCTCCATAAGTCAGCAAAAGTTGCTTGGGAAGTTGGGAGAAAGCTGTGGGAAGAACTCGAATCAGGGGAAGTCAAAATTGGCTCTATAAATAAACCCAAAAAACCCAAGAATGAATCCGAACTATGTAGGCCTTCGGTTTCTTTATCGGAATCGGAGTTTTTGGCCCACGGCAAGGTCATGGTGCTTCCCTGCGGGCTTACTTTGGGGTCTCACATAACGGTGGTGGGGAAACCGAGAGCAGCCCATGCGGAGACAAATCCGAGGATTGCGTTGCTAAAATCCGGGGAAGATTCTGTTATGGTTTCGCAGTTTATGATGGAATTGCAGGGGTTGAAGACGGTGGATGGGGAGGACCCACCGCGGATTCTTCATTTTAATCCCAGGTTGAAAGGGGATTGGAGTAGGAAGCCGGTGATCGAGCAGAACACTTGTTATAGGATGCAGTGGGGAACTGCCATGCGTTGTGAAGGGTGGAAATCCAAGGCTGACGATGAGACTGGTGAGTTTggcttttctattttttttttattgaaggCTATGTTGATGCACATGCTAATCAGAGGTGAATTATATTTGGTGACCAAAAGGTTGTTTTGTTGGATTTGCGTTAGAACCTTTAAATCTTAATCTGTTGGTAGTTTTTAGTTAGACTTTTACCTTCTCTAAATTAagaaatatttgtgttttgtaatTGATTTCTTCTTAGCATCTTCTTGATCGGTGAAATATTTTGGTTTGGGATTAAGGCCTGTCTAATATGTTCGTATGTTAATTCTAGACGCTAGATTTAGGGTGTTTCCGAatgcaaattttatttttcttagtgaATTTATTCATTAgcatgtgtgtgtgtgtatggtATGGTATGTTTGATTTCTTTTAAgttatttcatatatttgaagGACTGTAAGCCCCAGCTATGTCCGAATACATGTCAGACACAGGTATTAGATATAGATacttcaaagaaaataaagaactGGAGTAACATAAAGTTGCTATGCGGATCTGCAAAGGCTATTTCCTGCcattttgtttttgttcttttgCTTTTCTTCCTTGTTTAAGAGATGAACCATGGCGTGCTTGCTGGTGATATTTGAGATTTGCCGTCTCTTGTGACTCGTGATTTTATGGTTAGCATTTTGAGTTCTGTGGCATTTGCTTCTACAAAATCTCCTTTTTAAATATGATGGATTGCAATTTTTCTTGTATTTCGTCAAAACATTGGCTACTGATATATGTAGCTTGGAAGCAAATAGGAGAGATAGGTTGCCcccaaaaactttaaaaaaacctATCTGATTTGCTTTGCGGTTTAATCATGTTGTTCTAGAGCTCTCTTTTGCCTAGACAAAGAGATAAAATAAGTAAGAAAGTTCTCTCCTTTGGTAAACTCCCATAGGTTTCCCAATTATTTCTTCTTTCCTTGCAGTCCTTGCTTCACCGTCGGCAAAATTACAATATTGCTGTTTTGAATTGTCTGCAATGGGCTTCATTAATTTCATCACTGATTCTTATGCCCACAAAATTGTCTACTCTGCAGTTGATGGTCAGGTCAAGTGTGAGAAGTGGATACGAGATGATAATGACCGTTCTGTGGAGTCTAATGCAACATGGTGGTTGAAAAGGTTAATAGGTCGAACAAAAAAGGTGACTGTTGACTGGCCCTTCCCATTCACTGAGGGGAAGCTTTTTGTCCTGACACTTAGTGCTGGTTTGGAGGGATACCATGTTAGTGTTGATGGGAGGCATATTACTTCTTTTCCTTATCGGACTGTAAGTTGTATGACGTTGACTTAGTATTATTATCATGTTGCATCTTGATTCGTTCTTGATATGATTTGATCTTGTTGACAGGGGTATACCCTTGAGGATGCCACCGGACTAATGTTGAATGGAGATGTTGATGTCCACTCTATTTTTGCGGCATCTTTGCCTACGTCACATCCTAGTTTTGCTCCTCAAAGGCATCTTGAGATGTCCAATAGATGGAAGGCTCCACCACTTTCTGAGCAACCTGTGGATTTGTTTATTGGTGTACTTTCTGCAGGCAATCATTTTGCTGAGCGAATGGCTGTAAGGAAGTCTTGGATGCAGCATAAACTTGTTAAATCTTCACATGTAGTTGCTCGTTTCTTTGTGGCAATGGTAAGTCGAGACTTATTCTACACTTACAAGTTCAATAGTTTCACACCTCAAGTTCTGTTTTTAACCAGCAACTCCTTATATTCGTACAGCATGCAAGAAAGGAAGTGAATGTAGAACTGAAGAGGGAAGCAGAATTTTTCGGAGATGTCGTCATTGTGCCATATATGGACAACTACGACCTTGTCGTGTTAAAAACTGTTGCCATCTGTGAATATGGGGTGAGTAAAAACATTTCCAAGTTCAAAGAAATCAATATTTGAACATCTTCTTGAAGATTGTTTAAAGAGTTTGTTTGAAACAGGGTCGTGTAGCAGCCGCCAAGTATATAATGAAGTGTGACGATGACACATTTGTGAGAGTAGATGCAGTAATTAACGAAGCAAAGAAAGTACATCCGGATCGAAGCTTCTATATTGGCAACATCAACTACTACCACCGGCCCCTACGTGCTGGTAAATGGGCAGTAACATATGAGGTATGCATTcattttctttaagtacctacaTTCGACACATATTCGAAGGACACATACTCGAGAAATACAGTCTAAACCCTTTATTCATGTATACAGGAGTGGGCAGAGGAAGTTTATCCGCCATATGCAAATGGACCAGGATATATAATGTCATCTGACATAGCACACTTCATCGTCTCTGAATTTGAGAAACACAATTTAAGTGTAAGTTAACAGTATCGTCTCTCATTTTTGTTTTACAAGATCACGGTGCTGCTGGGATGTTTAtaatgatatatgtgtatatatattgaaataataataaaaaattaaaaaatgaaaaatgggcaGTTGTTCAAGATGGAAGATGTGAGTATGGGGATGTGGGTGGAGAAATTCAACAGCTCAAAGGCGGTGGATTATATACATAGTTTGAAGTTTTGCCAATTCGGATGCATAGAAGGTTATTATACAGCTCATTACCAGTCACCCAGACAAATGATGTGCATGTGGGACAAGTTGCAAAAGCAGACAAGGCCTCAATGTTGTAACATGAgatagttttatatatatatatattatataaataaatatttggttttCCATTCTTAGTATCTCTCTCAGATTATATTGTAGGCAGATTTTGCAGCTAGTctttttttctttgtaaatttTTGGACATTTTGGGTTAGTTGTATTTAGGTTGTCTCAATTCAAATTTATTCTTTTCAAGTTTCTGTTTTTGTTCTTCTTAATTCAAATTCACTTTCGAATTTATCCAATAATCTCATTTTTAGGTACAAAAggaatatatttgtatatgttcAATTCTTAATTCAATATATCC
Protein-coding sequences here:
- the LOC107887280 gene encoding hydroxyproline O-galactosyltransferase GALT6, encoding MKKSKLSKLDRLDRFDMFISLAKQRSVQILFILGFLYLVLVTVEIPFVFRTRLNTLSQEPLTRVPRLASEVEFQYKEAPSRPLNWVSKNAPTPTQFHHQKQLKLQSTILSRLSFDAESFDPTAKDGSLELHKSAKVAWEVGRKLWEELESGEVKIGSINKPKKPKNESELCRPSVSLSESEFLAHGKVMVLPCGLTLGSHITVVGKPRAAHAETNPRIALLKSGEDSVMVSQFMMELQGLKTVDGEDPPRILHFNPRLKGDWSRKPVIEQNTCYRMQWGTAMRCEGWKSKADDETVDGQVKCEKWIRDDNDRSVESNATWWLKRLIGRTKKVTVDWPFPFTEGKLFVLTLSAGLEGYHVSVDGRHITSFPYRTGYTLEDATGLMLNGDVDVHSIFAASLPTSHPSFAPQRHLEMSNRWKAPPLSEQPVDLFIGVLSAGNHFAERMAVRKSWMQHKLVKSSHVVARFFVAMHARKEVNVELKREAEFFGDVVIVPYMDNYDLVVLKTVAICEYGGRVAAAKYIMKCDDDTFVRVDAVINEAKKVHPDRSFYIGNINYYHRPLRAGKWAVTYEEWAEEVYPPYANGPGYIMSSDIAHFIVSEFEKHNLSLFKMEDVSMGMWVEKFNSSKAVDYIHSLKFCQFGCIEGYYTAHYQSPRQMMCMWDKLQKQTRPQCCNMR